A single window of Populus nigra chromosome 17, ddPopNigr1.1, whole genome shotgun sequence DNA harbors:
- the LOC133676828 gene encoding putative pentatricopeptide repeat-containing protein At5g52630, which yields MLQHGPKRPLYVPLQNILTKSQHQNPIIKTQSLSQEGTKTPQNPPNRFCSEKEYGHICDLLLSQTRSRSLLKGQQIHAHIIKSGLQVIPLVCHYLINFYSKTQLPLLSRQVFEESERKSSTTWSSVISSFAQNEEPVLAIQYFCRMIGENLCPDDHIFPSATKACAILGRCDVGKSVHCLVIKTGYDVDVFVGSSLVDMYAKCGDIKEARNVFDEMPQRNVVSWSGMIYGYTQLGEHEEAMRLFKEALLEGLDVNDFTLSSVIRVCGSATLLELGKQIHGLCFKTSYDLSGFVGSSLISLYSKCGLIEGAYRVFDEVPIKNLGMWNAMLIACAQHAHTKEAFDLFKKMENAGMRPNFITFLCVLYACSHAGLVEEGKKYFALMKKYEIEPGTQHYASMVDLLGRAGKLQEALSVIKGMPTEPTESVWGAFITGCRIHGNTDLAAFAADKVFELGAVSSGLHVMLSNAYAAAGRYEDAAKARKMLRDRGVKKETGLSWIEEGNRVHKFAAGDRFHVRMKEIYQKLEDLGEEMERAGYVADTSFVLREVGSEEKNQTIRYHSERLAIAFGLISIPLGRPIRIMKNLRVCGDCHNAIKFISKLSGRVIIVRDNNRFHRFEDGKCSCADYW from the coding sequence aTGCTTCAGCATGGCCCTAAAAGACCACTGTATGTGCCCTTACAAAATATCTTAACAAAATCCCAGCACCaaaatccaataataaaaacCCAATCTTTGTCTCAAGAAGGCACCAAAACCCCACAAAATCCACCAAACCGATTTTGTTCTGAAAAGGAGTATGGGCACATATGTGACCTCCTTTTGTCACAAACTCGCTCAAGGTCTCTGTTAAAGGGCCAACAAATTCATGCCCATATAATAAAATCTGGCCTACAAGTAATCCCTCTCGTTTGCCATTACCTTATCAACTTTTATTCGAAGACACAGCTGCCCCTTCTTTCCCGCCAAGTTTTCGAAGAGAGTGAAAGAAAATCATCGACTACTTGGAGCTCTGTTATATCCTCATTTGCACAGAATGAGGAACCGGTGCTTGCCATTCAGTACTTTTGTCGGATGATTGGCGAAAATCTATGCCCTGATGATCATATCTTTCCCAGTGCTACTAAAGCGTGTGCGATTTTGGGGAGATGTGATGTTGGGAAATCTGTGCATTGTCTGGTTATTAAAACTGGGTATGATGTTGATGTGTTTGTTGGGAGTTCCTTGGTTGATATGTATGCCAAGTGTGGGGATATTAAGGAAGCGAGGAatgtgtttgatgaaatgccgCAGAGGAATGTGGTTTCTTGGAGTGGGATGATTTATGGGTATACTCAATTGGGTGAACATGAGGAGGCTATGAGGTTGTTTAAAGAGGCTTTATTAGAAGGTTTAGATGTGAATGATTTTACGCTTTCAAGTGTAATTAGGGTGTGTGGTAGTGCTACATTGCTTGAACTTGGGAAGCAAATACACGGGTTGTGTTTCAAAACGAGTTACGATTTGTCGGGTTTTGTAGGTAGTTCTTTGATTTCCTTGTATTCGAAGTGTGGTCTTATTGAAGGAGCTTATAGGGTTTTTGATGAGGTGCCTATTAAGAATCTTGGGATGTGGAATGCTATGCTGATCGCTTGTGCTCAACATGCACATACGAAGGAAgcatttgatttgtttaagAAGATGGAAAATGCTGGGATGAGACCAAATTTTATTACCTTTTTATGTGTGCTTTACGCTTGTAGTCATGCAGGGTTGGttgaagaaggaaagaaatattttgcACTCATGAAGAAGTATGAGATTGAGCCAGGGACCCAACATTATGCTTCTATGGTGGACTTACTCGGCCGTGCTGGAAAATTGCAGGAAGCACTTTCGGTTATCAAGGGAATGCCTACAGAACCAACAGAATCTGTGTGGGGAGCTTTCATAACAGGGTGTCGCATTCATGGGAACACTGACTTGGCAGCCTTTGCAGCTGATAAAGTCTTTGAGTTGGGTGCTGTAAGTTCAGGTTTGCATGTGATGTTATCGAATGCTTATGCAGCTGCTGGAAGGTATGAGGATGCAGCCAAAGCTAGAAAGATGCTTAGGGACCGAGGGGTGAAGAAGGAAACTGGATTGAGTTGGATCGAGGAGGGAAATAGAGTTCACAAATTTGCAGCAGGGGATAGGTTTCATGTCAGAATGAAAGAAATTTACCAGAAATTGGAGGACTTGGGAGAGGAAATGGAGAGAGCTGGTTATGTTGCAGACACAAGTTTTGTGCTGCGAGAGGTGGGTAGTGAAGAGAAAAACCAGACCATTAGGTACCATAGTGAAAGACTGGCCATTGCATTTGGGCTCATTTCCATCCCTCTTGGCAGGCCAATCAGGATTATGAAGAACTTGCGAGTTTGCGGTGATTGTCATAATGCAATCAAGTTTATTTCCAAACTCTCTGGGAGAGTAATCATTGTGAGAGATAACAACCGGTTCCATCGTTTTGAAGATGGAAAATGCTCTTGTGCTGACTATTGGTGA
- the LOC133677476 gene encoding uncharacterized protein LOC133677476 isoform X1, whose translation MDDPSSSATTLAWLWVIEYLASFRQIEPSILHELIEAAPEIPDDLGKNTREMVALRCLEDLFCRSDNGIANDVTSKELKVTFDLSESCEDVLQSVLQETSVWDLNRGGPELLKWDIHPFIMHKRACMPKCALEKVKDAILEGIHPYASLKEYSELVNANDRDNRITTDYGDDGAPVGRIGGSDTDGQINPPEESSIPLLHENENVVEDNSSIRKLLHFERERSGLASQNLAGDHEDQGCVDGDHLQPQAKRFKEDALHGNLSMGQISSTPPPHKDMVEDSFQMVVEDSENRDFHLEKESSQGGLEGSIPVENDHDEDVGIDRHGHSLDADNAFQHNQHEIAHNANKMPLSGDGLHQYSFVDEINHAEPRKSNAAPSVGTSDRLFVNGNKGKSDHSGQQKPSNSVSSNGLHRNTDADEREAGTDHLSEKDESNESDEYEQERVDVGLRKSHFLSSQYMLSHDSLAEANWTDQNLCIKCCKDGQLLVCGAGSCSLVIHENCLVFSPHFDERGDFYCPFCAYSLAISEYLEAKKKAYSARKELKLFIETRQQYRSNKHTQRLLSKRHGSSRQNEDKDLLNKFLDYENLAGEKRKQSNNRGQISEGNDNQFQKGKGKKKQVEPLASCIGVNSLCREEEPDVNVRTNHISTVEKEGEEVVQENSPGTELDINQHQVSVDPKYSVDSHLCKEKETVSGSQRTDGRRQKAVCAISSDGGETSGDEDDKSISTNYFIRFRKRERQYTPAMPQSRRKKVPWTAHEEEILKEGVQKFASDGKYPWKDILEYGSSVFSNGRTTIDLKDKWRNMCKLSPKSK comes from the exons atGGATGACCCATCTAGTTCAGCTACGACCCTCGCGTGGCTTTGGGTGATTGAGTACCTGGCAAGTTTTCGGCAAATAGAGCCCTCGATTTTACATG AATTGATTGAGGCAGCTCCGGAAATACCTGATGATTTGGGAAAAAACACGAGGGAAATGGTTGCTTTGAGATGCTTAGAGGATTTGTTTTGTCGTAGTGATAATGGAATTGCGAATGATGTTACTTCTAAAGAACTGAAAGTCACGTTTGATTTGTCGGAGAGTTGTGAGGATGTGCTCCAGTCCGTACTGCAAGAG ACATCAGTATGGGATTTGAATAGGGGTGGACCGGAGCTATTGAAATGGGATATTCACCCTTTCATTATGCATAAAAGAGCTTGCATGCCTAAATGTGCTTTGGAGAAG GTGAAAGATGCAATTCTTGAGGGTATTCATCCATATGCTTCATTGAAGGAATATAGTGAACTGGTGAATGCAAATGATAGGGATAATAGAATCACTACAGATTATGGGGACGATGGTGCACCTGTGGGGAGGATAGGTGGGAGTGATACTGATGGACAAATTAACCCTCCTGAAGAAAGTTCCATTCCTTTGCTGCATGAAAATGAGAATGTAGTTGAAGACAATTCATCTATCAGGAAGTTGTtacactttgagagagagagaagtggtTTGGCTAGTCAAAATCTGGCTGGAGACCATGAAGATCAAGGTTGTGTTGATGGTGACCATCTTCAGCCACAAGCCAAGAGGTTCAAGGAAGATGCCTTGCATGGCAATCTGTCCATGGGACAAATTTCTTCGACTCCTCCACCACACAAGGACATGGTAGAAGATTCATTTCAGATGGTGGTTGAGGATTCTGAAAACAGAGATTTTCACTTGGAAAAAGAATCTTCACAGGGAGGACTGGAAGGAAGCATACCTGTAGAGAACGATCATGATGAAGATGTTGGTATTGATAGGCATGGGCATAGTCTTGATGCTGACAATGCATTCCAGCACAATCAGCATGAAATTGCTCATAATGCCAACAAAATGCCACTATCTGGGGATGGACTCCATCAGTATAGCTTTGTGGATGAAATCAACCATGCTGAACCTAGAAAATCAAATGCTGCACCATCTGTGGGAACCTCGGACAGATTATTTGTTAATGGAAACAAAGGCAAATCTGATCATAGTGGTCAACAAAAACCATCAAATAGTGTATCCTCAAATGGACTTCACAGGAATACTGATGCTGATGAAAGAGAAGCTGGCACAGACCATCTATCTGAAAAAGATGAGTCAAATGAGAGTGACGAGTATGAGCAGGAGAGGGTTGATGTTGGTTTGAGGAAGAGTCATTTTCTGAGTTCTCAATACATGTTAAGTCATGATTCTCTGGCAGAAGCTAACTGGACAGATCAAAATCTTTGCATAAAATGCTGTAAAGATGGTCAGTTGTTGGTTTGTGGTGCTGGTAGTTGCTCATTGGTGATTCATGAGAACTGTTTAGTTTTCTCACCACATTTTGATGAGAGGGGAGACTTTTACTGTCCTTTCTGTGCATATTCTCTTGCTATTTCGGAGTACCTTGAAGCTAAGAAAAAAGCCTATTCAGCGAGGAAGGAACTAAAGTTATTTATTGAAACGAGACAGCAGTATCGGTCAAACAAGCATACTCAAAGACTACTTAGCAAAAGACATGGCAGCTCAAGACAGAATGAAGATAAGGATCTGCttaataaatttcttgattatGAGAATTTGGCTGGAGAAAAACGCAAACAATCAAATAATCGAGGTCAGATATCTGAAGGTAATGACAATCAATTTCagaaaggaaaagggaagaagaagcaagTGGAGCCTTTGGCATCATGTATTGGTGTTAATTCGCTATGTAGAGAAGAAGAGCCTGATGTAAATGTTAGGACTAATCATATATCTACGGTAGAAAAGGAAGGGGAGGAGGTGGTTCAAGAGAACTCACCTGGAACCGAACTTGACATAAATCAACACCAAGTTAGTGTTGATCCTAAATACAGTGTTGATAGTCATTTGTGTAAAGAAAAAGAGACTGTCTCTGGAAGCCAGAGAACAGATGGTCGAAGACAGAAAGCTGTTTGTGCCATCAGCAGCGATGGAGGAGAAACCTCTGGTGACGAAGATGACAAGTCAATAAGTACTAATTACTTCATAAGATTccgaaagagagagagacaata TACCCCTGCAATGCCTCAGTCGAGGCGAAAAAAGGTTCCGTGGACAGCCCATGAGGAGGAGATACTCAAG GAGGGAGTGCAGAAATTTGCAAGTGACGGGAAATATCCCTGGAAGGACATTTTGGAGTATGGTAGTTCTGTATTTTCGAATGGCCGAACAACAATAGACCTCAAGGATAAATGGAGGAACATGTGCAAATTAAGCCCTAAATCCAAGTAA
- the LOC133677476 gene encoding uncharacterized protein LOC133677476 isoform X2: protein MDDPSSSATTLAWLWVIEYLASFRQIEPSILHELIEAAPEIPDDLGKNTREMVALRCLEDLFCRSDNGIANDVTSKELKVTFDLSESCEDVLQSVLQETSVWDLNRGGPELLKWDIHPFIMHKRACMPKCALEKVKDAILEGIHPYASLKEYSELVNANDRDNRITTDYGDDGAPVGRIGGSDTDGQINPPEESSIPLLHENENVVEDNSSIRKLLHFERERSGLASQNLAGDHEDQGCVDGDHLQPQAKRFKEDALHGNLSMGQISSTPPPHKDMVEDSFQMVVEDSENRDFHLEKESSQGGLEGSIPVENDHDEDVGIDRHGHSLDADNAFQHNQHEIAHNANKMPLSGDGLHQYSFVDEINHAEPRKSNAAPSVGTSDRLFVNGNKGKSDHSGQQKPSNSVSSNGLHRNTDADEREAGTDHLSEKDESNESDEYEQERVDVGLRKSHFLSSQYMLSHDSLAEANWTDQNLCIKCCKDGQLLVCGAGSCSLVIHENCLVFSPHFDERGDFYCPFCAYSLAISEYLEAKKKAYSARKELKLFIETRQQYRSNKHTQRLLSKRHGSSRQNEDKDLLNKFLDYENLAGEKRKQSNNRGQISEGNDNQFQKGKGKKKQVEPLASCIGVNSLCREEEPDVNVRTNHISTVEKEGEEVVQENSPGTELDINQHQVSVDPKYSVDSHLCKEKETVSGSQRTDGRRQKAVCAISSDGGETSGDEDDKSISTNYFIRFRKRERQYGNCS from the exons atGGATGACCCATCTAGTTCAGCTACGACCCTCGCGTGGCTTTGGGTGATTGAGTACCTGGCAAGTTTTCGGCAAATAGAGCCCTCGATTTTACATG AATTGATTGAGGCAGCTCCGGAAATACCTGATGATTTGGGAAAAAACACGAGGGAAATGGTTGCTTTGAGATGCTTAGAGGATTTGTTTTGTCGTAGTGATAATGGAATTGCGAATGATGTTACTTCTAAAGAACTGAAAGTCACGTTTGATTTGTCGGAGAGTTGTGAGGATGTGCTCCAGTCCGTACTGCAAGAG ACATCAGTATGGGATTTGAATAGGGGTGGACCGGAGCTATTGAAATGGGATATTCACCCTTTCATTATGCATAAAAGAGCTTGCATGCCTAAATGTGCTTTGGAGAAG GTGAAAGATGCAATTCTTGAGGGTATTCATCCATATGCTTCATTGAAGGAATATAGTGAACTGGTGAATGCAAATGATAGGGATAATAGAATCACTACAGATTATGGGGACGATGGTGCACCTGTGGGGAGGATAGGTGGGAGTGATACTGATGGACAAATTAACCCTCCTGAAGAAAGTTCCATTCCTTTGCTGCATGAAAATGAGAATGTAGTTGAAGACAATTCATCTATCAGGAAGTTGTtacactttgagagagagagaagtggtTTGGCTAGTCAAAATCTGGCTGGAGACCATGAAGATCAAGGTTGTGTTGATGGTGACCATCTTCAGCCACAAGCCAAGAGGTTCAAGGAAGATGCCTTGCATGGCAATCTGTCCATGGGACAAATTTCTTCGACTCCTCCACCACACAAGGACATGGTAGAAGATTCATTTCAGATGGTGGTTGAGGATTCTGAAAACAGAGATTTTCACTTGGAAAAAGAATCTTCACAGGGAGGACTGGAAGGAAGCATACCTGTAGAGAACGATCATGATGAAGATGTTGGTATTGATAGGCATGGGCATAGTCTTGATGCTGACAATGCATTCCAGCACAATCAGCATGAAATTGCTCATAATGCCAACAAAATGCCACTATCTGGGGATGGACTCCATCAGTATAGCTTTGTGGATGAAATCAACCATGCTGAACCTAGAAAATCAAATGCTGCACCATCTGTGGGAACCTCGGACAGATTATTTGTTAATGGAAACAAAGGCAAATCTGATCATAGTGGTCAACAAAAACCATCAAATAGTGTATCCTCAAATGGACTTCACAGGAATACTGATGCTGATGAAAGAGAAGCTGGCACAGACCATCTATCTGAAAAAGATGAGTCAAATGAGAGTGACGAGTATGAGCAGGAGAGGGTTGATGTTGGTTTGAGGAAGAGTCATTTTCTGAGTTCTCAATACATGTTAAGTCATGATTCTCTGGCAGAAGCTAACTGGACAGATCAAAATCTTTGCATAAAATGCTGTAAAGATGGTCAGTTGTTGGTTTGTGGTGCTGGTAGTTGCTCATTGGTGATTCATGAGAACTGTTTAGTTTTCTCACCACATTTTGATGAGAGGGGAGACTTTTACTGTCCTTTCTGTGCATATTCTCTTGCTATTTCGGAGTACCTTGAAGCTAAGAAAAAAGCCTATTCAGCGAGGAAGGAACTAAAGTTATTTATTGAAACGAGACAGCAGTATCGGTCAAACAAGCATACTCAAAGACTACTTAGCAAAAGACATGGCAGCTCAAGACAGAATGAAGATAAGGATCTGCttaataaatttcttgattatGAGAATTTGGCTGGAGAAAAACGCAAACAATCAAATAATCGAGGTCAGATATCTGAAGGTAATGACAATCAATTTCagaaaggaaaagggaagaagaagcaagTGGAGCCTTTGGCATCATGTATTGGTGTTAATTCGCTATGTAGAGAAGAAGAGCCTGATGTAAATGTTAGGACTAATCATATATCTACGGTAGAAAAGGAAGGGGAGGAGGTGGTTCAAGAGAACTCACCTGGAACCGAACTTGACATAAATCAACACCAAGTTAGTGTTGATCCTAAATACAGTGTTGATAGTCATTTGTGTAAAGAAAAAGAGACTGTCTCTGGAAGCCAGAGAACAGATGGTCGAAGACAGAAAGCTGTTTGTGCCATCAGCAGCGATGGAGGAGAAACCTCTGGTGACGAAGATGACAAGTCAATAAGTACTAATTACTTCATAAGATTccgaaagagagagagacaata TGGCAATTGTAGTTGA
- the LOC133676682 gene encoding dehydration-responsive element-binding protein 2F-like has protein sequence MENCRRSPLKPWKKGPTRGKGGPQNAMCEYRGVRQRTWGKWVAEIREPKKRTRLWLGSFATAEEAAMAYDEAARRLYGPDAYLNLPHLQSNFNPLNKSQKLKWIPSKNFISMFPSCGLLNIHAQPSVHVIHQRLQELKNNRPLHQSSVASSSSSSESRNEVMIVSDENVANLAVAEKDVEISSEKMLIRNHDEKPQIDLNEFLQQLGILKEEKQPDSNDVEECLTVPESSQKYENELAALADKSFNWDSLIEMHGITDHQAAELNSFPVYDVQDEPAFPTSIWNF, from the coding sequence ATGGAAAATTGCAGAAGGTCTCCATTGAAGCCGTGGAAGAAAGGTCCAACAAGAGGCAAAGGCGGTCCTCAAAATGCCATGTGTGAGTACCGAGGGGTTCGTCAAAGAACATGGGGCAAATGGGTGGCAGAAATAAGAGAACCCAAGAAGAGAACCAGACTATGGTTGGGTTCTTTTGCCACTGCTGAAGAAGCTGCTATGGCCTATGATGAGGCTGCAAGAAGATTGTATGGACCGGATGCTTATCTTAATCTACCTCACCTTCAGTCTAACTTTAATCCTCTAAACAAATCACAGAAGCTCAAATGGATTCCTTCCAAGAACTTCATTTCCATGTTCCCTTCTTGTGGGCTGCTTAATATACATGCACAGCCTAGCGTTCATGTCATCCATCAGCGGCTCCAAGAACTCAAGAATAACAGGCCCCTTCATCAATCCTCTGTCGCTTCTAGTTCTTCCTCCTCTGAATCCAGAAATGAAGTGATGATTGTAAGTGACGAAAACGTAGCAAATCTCGCCGTAGCAGAGAAAGATGTGGAAATATCATCAGAGAAGATGCTGATAAGAAATCATGACGAGAAACCACAGATTGATCTGAACGAGTTCCTTCAGCAGCTGGGCATACTGAAAGAAGAGAAACAGCCAGACAGCAATGATGTCGAAGAATGTCTCACGGTGCCAGAATCTTCACAAAAATATGAAAACGAACTTGCAGCATTGGCAGACAAGAGTTTCAATTGGGATTCACTGATTGAAATGCATGGAATTACAGATCATCAAGCAGCAGAATTAAATAGTTTTCCAGTTTATGACGTCCAAGATGAGCCGGCTTTCCCAACTTCCATTTGGAACTTCTAG